One part of the Microbulbifer sp. THAF38 genome encodes these proteins:
- a CDS encoding lipopolysaccharide assembly protein LapB, producing MIVFNTIARTAGLFTLENKAIRKGKIEKAEENLNRFRGETRLLEESKAISNYLLMKNPRHEKALICLAEAYFQDAYQGGLSFRKMKLLKGYNWILKAIAINPKNEEVRSLQALYIVYLLSPSKAEYLVKGIDSWRANLAYGMIAAKNEDADGLELHMTRSIKNCPKSRKAFLFNHTGVALSMLGHKEKSIHYYKEAINIDPDFAWPYYNLGLREEEIGNEDAANEYANEALARMKFEFASNLENRTK from the coding sequence ATGATAGTTTTTAATACCATAGCAAGAACAGCAGGATTATTCACCCTAGAAAATAAAGCGATAAGGAAGGGAAAAATTGAAAAGGCGGAAGAAAATTTAAACCGATTCCGTGGTGAAACTCGACTTTTAGAGGAGTCCAAAGCAATTTCAAACTACCTGCTAATGAAAAATCCAAGGCATGAGAAAGCTCTAATATGTCTAGCAGAAGCGTATTTCCAGGATGCCTATCAGGGAGGCCTCTCCTTCCGTAAAATGAAGCTACTTAAAGGATACAATTGGATTTTAAAGGCTATCGCTATAAATCCTAAAAATGAAGAAGTAAGGTCTTTACAGGCACTTTACATTGTTTATCTGTTAAGCCCTTCGAAAGCAGAATATTTAGTAAAGGGTATCGATAGCTGGAGAGCAAACCTTGCATACGGCATGATTGCTGCAAAAAATGAGGATGCAGACGGACTTGAACTACACATGACAAGATCGATCAAAAACTGCCCCAAAAGTAGAAAAGCTTTTCTCTTTAATCATACCGGTGTTGCGTTATCTATGTTAGGCCATAAAGAAAAGTCCATTCATTACTACAAGGAAGCAATCAATATTGATCCAGACTTTGCTTGGCCTTACTACAACTTAGGCCTTAGAGAGGAGGAAATTGGTAACGAAGATGCGGCCAATGAATATGCAAATGAAGCACTAGCTAGAATGAAGTTTGAGTTCGCTTCAAATTTAGAGAACAGAACAAAATGA
- a CDS encoding FRG domain-containing protein, with amino-acid sequence MEVIQVSSIAEYVSYIEKISSGPTTWFRGVATPNHKPVPGIVWKEIPLAYEGVLIHQFLSSYQAYTNYTYTEWDLYTLMQHHGLPTRLLDWSESALVGLFFALTSESDTEIDMVRSVWVLHPHYLNRKLIGTEHVFCPSALRQRQVTEKVNLDDYLPINLKLANSDSNKIPCNPIAISAAQNIRRVSSQKGCFTLHGTDSRSIDEILEGTDHCQRIDINIRSNRKRKELIKSLANLGIDEEFIYQDLDSLSDRIKRENSIQ; translated from the coding sequence GTGGAAGTAATTCAAGTCTCTTCAATTGCAGAATATGTATCATATATTGAAAAGATCTCTTCTGGGCCAACCACTTGGTTTAGGGGTGTTGCAACACCCAATCACAAACCAGTCCCAGGAATAGTGTGGAAAGAGATACCACTGGCTTATGAGGGTGTCCTTATCCACCAGTTCCTGTCCTCTTATCAAGCGTATACAAATTACACTTATACTGAGTGGGACTTATACACTTTAATGCAACACCATGGACTCCCAACAAGATTATTAGACTGGTCAGAATCTGCCTTGGTAGGATTATTTTTTGCTCTAACATCTGAATCAGATACAGAAATAGATATGGTTAGAAGCGTATGGGTCTTACATCCCCACTATCTAAATAGGAAGTTGATAGGAACAGAACATGTGTTCTGCCCTTCAGCACTAAGGCAGAGACAAGTGACAGAAAAGGTTAATTTAGATGATTACTTGCCAATCAACCTAAAATTAGCTAATTCCGACAGCAATAAGATACCTTGCAACCCCATAGCTATTAGCGCCGCACAAAATATTAGAAGAGTTTCTTCGCAGAAAGGTTGCTTTACATTGCATGGGACCGATAGCCGAAGTATTGATGAAATCCTTGAAGGCACAGATCACTGCCAGCGCATAGATATTAACATTAGGTCTAATAGGAAACGGAAAGAATTAATAAAATCTCTAGCTAACCTTGGAATCGATGAAGAATTTATTTATCAAGATTTAGACTCACTGAGTGACCGAATAAAAAGAGAAAATTCAATTCAGTAA